A single Ketogulonicigenium vulgare WSH-001 DNA region contains:
- a CDS encoding ABC transporter permease yields MNALQKPKISAYSVVAFFCAALVVVLIAYPLVRMLWNTVLGGNLQQGLSVVMQPWFGQVFLNTAIVVGISTAFAVAIGGSLAWINQRTDAGMGAVGGLMPIIPLLIPNVAMSIGWVFIAAPRVGFLNGWLATLPDWMSFQVNIYSWAGMIFIYTINGVPYVYLIAAAAFRNMDPALEEASRINGAGIWRTFWKVSLPSVKPALVSSALLLTITSIGIYSIPAVIGTTAKIDVLTTRIVYLLNREFPPRMPEAQMIGVIILILVGVLWWVQGRWAGKGQFATVGGRATGGGKLEMGRWKWPARTLTLIYLACTSILPLAALAVVALQPFWSPRINPAIFSLNNFNQALFVNGMAVSSIRNSLFYSSIGALIAMGIAVVIAIYTAERKNLFGKGLDTAIKSSAAIPNLILGVGFLIAFAGAPFYLSGTAMILILAFVVMYISPGSIAATSAITQIGRDLREAARINGASEGRMVRRVILPLAMPGFIGGWAIVFVHMMGDLSAAALLAGITNPVVGFAILSIWEAGTFGVLAAFSMMLCLINIFVIAAMFGLGRLIAKR; encoded by the coding sequence ATGAACGCACTGCAAAAACCAAAGATCAGCGCCTATTCCGTCGTCGCGTTCTTTTGCGCGGCGCTGGTGGTGGTGCTGATCGCTTATCCGCTGGTGCGGATGCTGTGGAACACTGTGCTGGGCGGCAACCTGCAACAGGGCCTGTCGGTGGTGATGCAGCCGTGGTTCGGCCAAGTGTTTCTGAACACGGCAATTGTCGTCGGTATCAGCACAGCTTTCGCTGTAGCCATCGGCGGCAGCCTTGCCTGGATCAACCAGCGCACCGATGCCGGAATGGGCGCGGTCGGTGGGCTGATGCCGATCATCCCGCTGCTGATCCCCAATGTCGCCATGTCGATCGGCTGGGTCTTCATCGCCGCCCCCCGCGTTGGCTTTTTGAACGGCTGGCTGGCCACCTTGCCGGATTGGATGAGCTTTCAGGTCAATATCTATTCCTGGGCCGGGATGATCTTTATCTATACGATCAACGGCGTGCCCTATGTCTATCTGATCGCCGCAGCCGCCTTCCGCAACATGGACCCCGCGCTAGAGGAAGCATCGCGTATTAACGGCGCGGGTATTTGGCGCACCTTTTGGAAGGTCTCGCTGCCTTCGGTCAAACCGGCGCTGGTCTCGTCGGCGCTGCTGCTGACCATCACCAGCATCGGCATTTATTCAATCCCCGCCGTCATCGGCACCACCGCCAAGATCGATGTACTGACCACCCGCATCGTCTATCTGCTGAACCGCGAATTCCCGCCCCGTATGCCCGAGGCGCAGATGATCGGCGTGATCATCCTGATCCTCGTCGGCGTTCTGTGGTGGGTTCAGGGCCGCTGGGCCGGCAAGGGCCAGTTCGCAACCGTTGGCGGCCGCGCCACCGGCGGCGGCAAGCTGGAAATGGGGCGCTGGAAATGGCCTGCGCGCACGCTGACACTGATCTATCTGGCCTGCACCTCGATCCTGCCGCTGGCGGCACTGGCCGTGGTCGCCCTGCAACCGTTCTGGAGCCCGCGCATCAACCCCGCGATCTTCAGCCTGAACAACTTTAACCAAGCGTTGTTCGTCAACGGCATGGCGGTCAGTTCGATCCGTAACAGCCTGTTTTATTCCAGCATCGGCGCGCTGATCGCCATGGGCATCGCCGTGGTCATCGCAATCTATACCGCCGAGCGAAAGAACCTGTTCGGCAAAGGGCTGGATACGGCGATCAAATCATCCGCCGCGATCCCGAACCTGATCCTTGGCGTCGGCTTCTTGATCGCCTTTGCAGGTGCGCCGTTTTACCTGTCGGGCACGGCGATGATCCTGATCCTTGCTTTTGTGGTCATGTATATCTCGCCCGGCTCGATTGCGGCGACATCCGCGATCACCCAGATCGGCCGCGACCTGCGCGAGGCCGCCCGCATCAACGGCGCCAGCGAAGGCCGCATGGTGCGCCGCGTGATCCTGCCGCTGGCCATGCCCGGTTTCATCGGCGGCTGGGCCATCGTCTTCGTCCATATGATGGGCGATCTGTCCGCCGCAGCGCTGCTGGCGGGCATCACCAACCCCGTCGTCGGCTTTGCCATCCTCTCGATTTGGGAGGCTGGCACCTTTGGCGTCCTTGCCGCCTTTTCGATGATGCTTTGCCTCATCAACATCTTTGTCATCGCAGCCATGTTCGGCCTTGGGCGTCTGATCGCCAAGCGCTGA
- a CDS encoding ABC transporter substrate-binding protein, producing the protein MKAHKTITRTLCVAAILAGTTSIAFADARADLEAAAAAEGRLIIYSSNQDAEMEAKLAAFEAKYPAIDVDYIRLPSVQVFARFVSEHDAGITQADLLTTASTVLMQERPDLFIPLGPENVPALGEMTPLITPENPNYAVYQTDIQLVTYNNTTVSQDDIAQHLASWEGLADPRWKDQIVIVDPRGSTNQLSFLIGLRNAYGEDWFSGLMANNPQIVNTASSGAQQVAAGAFELMVPSVPVHSAALRGQGAPIGLTLPEGLNHAPAQGTAVPVGASNPNAALLFIDWLLSEEGQALQCRLGGIPTMPVTSADCVNTLPADHMVGMDIIPADLAASTYQLVNLAP; encoded by the coding sequence ATGAAAGCGCACAAAACCATCACCCGTACTCTATGCGTCGCAGCCATTTTGGCCGGCACCACCAGCATCGCATTCGCGGATGCCCGCGCGGATCTAGAGGCCGCGGCCGCAGCCGAAGGCCGGCTGATCATCTATTCCTCGAACCAAGACGCCGAGATGGAGGCCAAGCTCGCCGCGTTCGAGGCGAAATACCCCGCGATCGACGTCGATTACATCCGCCTGCCCTCGGTTCAGGTCTTTGCGCGTTTCGTGTCCGAGCATGATGCAGGGATCACGCAGGCCGATTTGCTGACCACGGCCTCGACCGTGCTGATGCAGGAACGGCCTGATCTGTTCATTCCGCTGGGGCCTGAAAACGTGCCAGCGCTGGGGGAAATGACACCGCTGATCACGCCTGAAAATCCGAATTACGCGGTTTATCAGACGGATATTCAACTGGTGACCTATAATAACACCACGGTCTCGCAAGATGACATCGCGCAGCATCTGGCCAGTTGGGAAGGCCTTGCCGATCCGCGCTGGAAGGATCAGATCGTCATCGTGGACCCGCGCGGCTCGACCAATCAGCTGTCCTTCCTGATCGGCCTGCGCAATGCTTATGGCGAGGATTGGTTTAGCGGGCTGATGGCGAATAACCCGCAGATCGTGAACACCGCCTCGTCGGGCGCACAGCAGGTTGCCGCAGGCGCGTTCGAGTTGATGGTGCCGTCGGTGCCCGTCCATTCCGCCGCGCTGCGCGGTCAGGGCGCGCCCATCGGCCTCACCCTGCCCGAGGGTCTGAACCACGCCCCGGCCCAAGGGACCGCCGTCCCCGTTGGTGCAAGCAACCCTAATGCCGCGCTGCTGTTCATCGACTGGCTGCTCAGCGAAGAAGGCCAGGCGCTGCAATGCCGTTTGGGCGGTATTCCCACTATGCCCGTCACTTCGGCGGATTGTGTGAATACGCTGCCTGCGGATCATATGGTCGGCATGGATATTATCCCGGCAGATCTGGCCGCCTCGACCTATCAACTGGTCAATCTGGCGCCGTAA
- a CDS encoding 4-carboxy-4-hydroxy-2-oxoadipate aldolase/oxaloacetate decarboxylase, whose translation MMAHVRRSFTRPSPEAIDAIRPYSPATVHEAQGKLGALDSRIKPLRHGWQICGSAITAQCHIGDNLMIFEAINLAKPGDVLVLSAGNNPEQGGFGDVLAAACRGKGIAGLIIDAGVRDGRGLRAGDFPVFSLGLCVKGTSKDTLGTVNMPVMVGNQLITPGDIIVADDDGVVVVRQEPFALAKACEAREASEAKLIEMHLSGRMEIEDRYDMMRAKGCVWED comes from the coding sequence ATGATGGCCCATGTGCGCCGCAGCTTTACCCGCCCCTCGCCCGAGGCAATCGACGCGATCCGCCCCTATTCCCCCGCCACCGTGCATGAAGCCCAAGGCAAGCTGGGCGCGCTTGATAGCCGGATCAAACCGCTGCGCCACGGCTGGCAGATCTGCGGCTCCGCAATCACCGCGCAATGCCATATCGGCGATAATCTGATGATTTTCGAAGCGATCAATCTGGCCAAACCCGGCGATGTTCTGGTGCTGAGTGCGGGCAACAACCCTGAACAGGGCGGCTTTGGTGATGTGCTGGCGGCGGCCTGCCGTGGCAAGGGGATCGCGGGGCTGATCATCGACGCCGGTGTGCGCGACGGGCGCGGCCTGCGGGCCGGCGATTTCCCGGTCTTCTCGCTAGGGCTTTGCGTCAAAGGCACGTCGAAAGACACGCTGGGCACAGTGAATATGCCGGTGATGGTGGGCAACCAATTGATCACCCCCGGCGATATCATCGTCGCCGATGACGACGGTGTCGTGGTTGTACGCCAAGAGCCCTTTGCGCTGGCCAAAGCCTGCGAGGCGCGCGAGGCATCCGAGGCGAAACTGATCGAAATGCATCTGTCGGGCCGGATGGAGATCGAGGATCGCTATGACATGATGCGCGCCAAGGGTTGCGTCTGGGAGGACTGA
- a CDS encoding ABC transporter ATP-binding protein — protein MTSHCAPTPPRIEVVDLVKSYRRENGTVITPVDHIDLIVAQNELVVLLGPSGCGKTTLLRCVAGLERPDSGEIIVDGKVVFSSRKGIYEPPDRRALAMVFQSYALWPHMTVAQNVAFPLQSQKVATPEINERVSKALSMVGVGGLERQFPGRISGGQQQRVALARALVTNSSVVLFDEPLSNVDAQVRAQLRFELQSMQRRLQFSGLYVTHDQAEAMELGQRVAVLDNGKISAIGAPWDVYDRPTNEYVARFIGVANMWRGTVTCTGTDVCVETPLGPIRVHGGGASHAVGTALTVVARPEKLTLTAERPTGDTNAIPVMVEAVMFSGAHTEVVCRAGDGSAVTVWTGAHEATSQLARMGTAWLCALPADLRLVPTGAA, from the coding sequence ATGACATCGCATTGCGCACCTACCCCGCCGCGTATCGAGGTGGTGGATCTGGTTAAAAGTTATCGCCGCGAAAATGGCACGGTGATTACGCCCGTTGACCATATCGACCTGATCGTCGCCCAAAACGAGCTGGTCGTGCTGCTGGGGCCGTCGGGCTGTGGCAAGACCACGCTGCTGCGCTGCGTCGCGGGGCTGGAACGGCCAGATAGCGGCGAGATTATCGTCGATGGCAAAGTCGTCTTTTCCTCGCGCAAGGGGATCTACGAGCCGCCAGACCGCCGCGCGCTGGCGATGGTTTTCCAATCCTATGCGCTGTGGCCGCATATGACCGTCGCCCAGAACGTCGCCTTTCCGCTGCAATCGCAAAAGGTTGCAACGCCCGAAATTAACGAGCGCGTGTCAAAGGCCCTGTCGATGGTCGGGGTCGGCGGGCTGGAACGCCAATTCCCAGGCCGCATCAGCGGCGGCCAGCAGCAGCGTGTTGCGCTGGCGCGGGCGCTGGTGACGAATTCCTCTGTGGTGTTGTTTGACGAGCCGCTGTCGAACGTCGATGCGCAGGTGCGCGCGCAGTTGCGGTTCGAACTGCAATCCATGCAGCGCCGCCTGCAATTCTCGGGCCTTTATGTCACCCACGATCAGGCCGAAGCGATGGAGCTGGGCCAGCGCGTTGCGGTACTGGATAACGGCAAGATTTCCGCCATCGGCGCCCCGTGGGATGTCTATGACCGCCCGACGAACGAATATGTCGCGCGCTTTATCGGTGTCGCGAATATGTGGCGCGGCACGGTGACCTGCACCGGCACGGATGTCTGTGTCGAAACCCCGCTTGGCCCCATTCGCGTCCATGGCGGCGGCGCAAGCCATGCCGTTGGCACCGCGCTGACCGTTGTCGCCCGCCCCGAAAAACTGACCCTGACGGCCGAGCGCCCCACCGGCGATACCAATGCGATCCCCGTGATGGTCGAGGCGGTGATGTTCTCGGGCGCGCATACCGAGGTTGTGTGCCGTGCGGGTGATGGCAGCGCCGTCACCGTCTGGACCGGCGCGCATGAGGCGACAAGCCAGCTTGCACGCATGGGCACGGCCTGGCTTTGTGCCCTGCCCGCTGATCTGCGTCTTGTCCCGACAGGTGCGGCATGA